A genomic region of Persephonella marina EX-H1 contains the following coding sequences:
- a CDS encoding cysteine desulfurase family protein, whose protein sequence is MLKKRGYVYADHLATTPVADEVLEAMLPYYKDKFGNPTSLHQFGVDAKKAINRAREQIAQLLNISRPEDIVYTSGAIEANNLAIKGYAKAPGITRRGKHIVVSAIEHHSILHSCKSLEKEGFEITYVQPDQYGIIHPDKLAEAVREDTILVSVGYANREIGTLQDMPALVKAVKEKNPRTVFHSDIAAAVGHTPVDLEGWGVDMASFTGHYFYAPKGVGGLYVKKGVRLKPLIEGGIQEGGRRAGTEPVPEIVGMGAAAELAIKEMDDRVNRLKKLRDKLKKGIEEKIDYIQFTGHPEKRLPNHLSLIVMYIEGEAMLLMLNYKKIYTASGSACVSFALKQSHVLAAIGIDKEASNGSIVFSLGRENSEEDIDYIIEEYPKVIQRLREISPFGPENWDQFAKKADKYKHVR, encoded by the coding sequence ATGTTAAAGAAAAGAGGTTATGTTTATGCAGACCATCTGGCAACAACACCTGTTGCAGATGAAGTTTTAGAGGCAATGCTTCCATACTATAAAGATAAATTTGGAAATCCAACCTCCCTTCATCAGTTTGGTGTGGATGCAAAAAAAGCGATAAACAGAGCAAGGGAGCAGATAGCCCAGCTCTTAAATATAAGCAGACCTGAGGATATAGTTTACACCTCAGGAGCTATAGAGGCTAATAACCTTGCTATAAAAGGATATGCTAAGGCTCCAGGTATAACAAGAAGAGGTAAGCATATCGTTGTCTCAGCTATAGAACACCACTCAATCCTCCACTCATGTAAATCACTTGAGAAGGAAGGATTTGAGATAACATATGTCCAGCCTGATCAGTACGGGATAATTCATCCTGATAAGCTTGCAGAAGCTGTAAGAGAGGATACCATACTTGTTTCTGTAGGTTATGCAAACAGAGAGATAGGAACACTTCAGGATATGCCTGCTCTTGTTAAGGCTGTAAAGGAGAAAAATCCCAGAACTGTTTTCCATTCAGACATAGCTGCTGCTGTAGGTCATACACCTGTTGACCTTGAAGGCTGGGGAGTTGATATGGCATCATTCACAGGTCATTACTTCTATGCTCCTAAAGGTGTAGGAGGACTGTATGTTAAAAAAGGTGTAAGGCTCAAGCCTTTAATTGAAGGTGGAATACAGGAAGGTGGTAGAAGAGCCGGAACAGAACCTGTGCCGGAGATTGTTGGTATGGGAGCAGCTGCTGAACTTGCAATAAAAGAGATGGATGACAGGGTTAACAGACTTAAAAAGCTGAGAGACAAACTTAAAAAGGGAATAGAAGAGAAGATAGATTATATACAGTTTACAGGTCATCCTGAGAAAAGACTTCCAAATCATCTTTCACTTATTGTTATGTACATTGAAGGTGAGGCTATGCTCCTAATGCTGAACTACAAAAAGATATACACAGCATCAGGATCAGCATGTGTATCTTTTGCATTAAAACAGTCTCACGTTCTGGCTGCTATAGGTATTGATAAGGAAGCATCTAACGGATCTATAGTTTTCTCACTTGGAAGGGAAAACAGTGAGGAAGACATAGATTATATAATTGAGGAGTATCCAAAGGTTATACAGAGATTGAGAGAGATATCTCCTTTTGGTCCTGAAAACTGGGATCAGTTTGCCAAAAAGGCTGACAAGTATAAACATGTGAGATAA
- a CDS encoding winged helix-turn-helix transcriptional regulator — MSIEQQVLEAMQKAGKPLRSGEIAELTGLDKKEVEKAIKKLKKEGKIESPKRCYYAPSG; from the coding sequence ATGAGTATTGAACAGCAGGTTCTGGAAGCTATGCAGAAAGCAGGAAAGCCTTTAAGATCAGGCGAGATAGCCGAGCTTACAGGACTTGATAAAAAAGAGGTTGAGAAGGCAATTAAAAAACTTAAGAAGGAAGGAAAGATTGAGTCACCTAAAAGATGCTACTACGCACCTTCAGGGTAA